A stretch of Amycolatopsis balhimycina FH 1894 DNA encodes these proteins:
- a CDS encoding pentapeptide repeat-containing protein: protein MLETGEDYREAVLSGQWWEKRRFTGCDFTGADLSGLRTRGCTFDDCVFGRADLSRSRHDASAFRSCTFDRTVLVESRWTACSLLGSSFTDSGFGGIALTECDLSLASLAKARLRRLGLSGLRLREANLTEADLTGADLRGSDLTGARLQGAKFEGADLRGARLDANALVQADLRGAEVDVETAIAFAAAHGLVIR from the coding sequence GTGCTGGAGACCGGGGAGGACTACCGCGAAGCGGTGTTGTCCGGGCAGTGGTGGGAAAAGCGCCGGTTCACCGGCTGCGACTTCACCGGAGCGGACCTGAGCGGGCTGCGGACGCGCGGCTGCACCTTCGACGACTGCGTGTTCGGCCGGGCCGACCTGTCGCGCTCGCGGCACGACGCGTCGGCGTTCCGCTCGTGCACCTTCGACCGGACGGTGCTGGTGGAAAGCCGCTGGACGGCGTGTTCGCTGCTGGGCTCGTCGTTCACCGACAGCGGGTTCGGCGGGATCGCGCTCACCGAGTGCGATCTCTCCCTGGCGTCGCTGGCGAAGGCGCGGCTGCGCCGGCTGGGGCTGTCGGGCCTGCGGCTGCGGGAAGCCAACCTGACCGAAGCCGACCTCACCGGCGCCGACCTGCGCGGCAGCGACCTGACCGGCGCCCGCCTGCAGGGCGCGAAGTTCGAGGGCGCCGACCTGCGCGGCGCGCGTCTCGACGCGAACGCCCTGGTCCAGGCCGACCTGCGGGGTGCCGAGGTCGACGTCGAGACGGCGATCGCCTTCGCCGCCGCCCACGGCCTCGTCATCCGCTGA
- a CDS encoding glycohydrolase toxin TNT-related protein (This protein contains a domain related to Tuberculosis Necrotizing Toxin, which is the C-terminal effector domain of outer membrane channel protein CpnT, and which has a lethal NAD+-glycohydrolase activity.) — translation MRVAQPTTQLNATEQDTLVKQIGLALLRAAPRDWRKVTAEYRAVGRYHELTGEIVTEDGTVHEWLATHDIATLFGRLRGGMYRDGRGTWFNARYQLDHPSSYNLEYNRDEPVWNLAPPPQAYSDELRMFPRTEENVPEWLIRRMSGLGPEQPGPHFRIARIFDTVGPAGRPVINRPDLEVDEQDRLLEYLEHAPLVVPERGYDIDRLAATPEATVPVAFHSDGQWIWPAAVNFYLHKYGVSPEPDLVEHVRSVGFSLPPIDEPTLQAAAAYLTRGSQPPPQQQRPAGPPPQGPPPQGLPPQGPPPQQLVPAGPPPAMAAPVPPAAPPQQQPQQSEPPAPVEPPLAAHAPEPEAPAEEHEYVEEGQYAEEGYDDQEFDDRFAEEDSYGEEYEHPEHAVGSNGTSPEPGRVPDLDETAVYVPDQPIGHEEEAPRDESFAARADDEHAAFQPPRDDTPSHGFQAAEPAGFDPGPSRHEEADEPAAFDAGPPAEEPAHAAFDAGPPSHHDDEHAFLPPRREEQPAFDPGPPPRHEDEHAFQPPRRDEQPAFDPGPPTMITQPEVPGVLPVPEPVLPQPAAQAEPPAPPQAPRSGRRALRRETPDHPVLAGLQTKLDDLDVPESSYKLGEPAEHGWSVEEVEDGWRVGWYDGKLSNPAVFGDAEDAAAFMLGKLLLHPEGHVPAEEPPEPEPEPEPEPAPQRVVATLSPEIATGSYPVRKPEPVPAQEQTAFTSADELFGDLEDDEPPAPPRQPAPPAPVPAGPEPVRDRQQAGPPPAAGPPPRREPPASAPTILAPAMTPAAPPVPPPALPAPPRREEPARPGVNGGGGGGQQQWPIAPMGGEPPLTLFRGKELRELPAGSELDRFGGPNGNLTYAAGTPFAERSLVPEWVNRPYHVYRVQRPLEALAGVAIPWFNQPGGGSAYLLPASIEELLAEGDLIELDPGEPPVD, via the coding sequence GTGCGGGTGGCACAACCGACGACGCAGCTGAACGCGACCGAGCAGGACACCCTGGTCAAGCAGATCGGACTTGCTCTGCTCCGTGCCGCCCCGCGCGACTGGCGCAAGGTCACCGCGGAGTACCGAGCCGTCGGCAGGTACCACGAGCTGACCGGCGAGATCGTCACCGAGGACGGCACGGTGCACGAGTGGCTCGCCACCCATGACATCGCGACCCTCTTCGGCAGGCTGCGCGGGGGCATGTACCGCGACGGCCGGGGCACCTGGTTCAACGCGCGCTACCAGCTCGACCATCCGTCCAGTTACAACCTCGAGTACAACCGCGACGAACCGGTGTGGAACCTCGCGCCACCGCCGCAGGCCTACTCCGACGAGCTGCGGATGTTCCCGCGCACCGAGGAGAACGTCCCCGAATGGCTGATCCGCCGGATGTCCGGGCTCGGCCCGGAGCAGCCGGGGCCGCACTTCCGGATCGCCCGGATCTTCGACACCGTCGGCCCGGCGGGCCGACCCGTGATCAACCGGCCCGACCTCGAGGTCGACGAGCAGGACCGCCTGCTGGAGTACCTGGAGCACGCGCCGCTGGTGGTGCCCGAGCGCGGCTACGACATCGACCGCCTCGCCGCGACGCCGGAGGCCACCGTCCCGGTCGCCTTCCACAGCGACGGCCAGTGGATCTGGCCCGCCGCCGTCAACTTCTACCTGCACAAGTACGGCGTTTCGCCCGAACCGGACCTCGTCGAGCACGTCCGTTCGGTCGGCTTCTCGCTGCCGCCGATCGACGAGCCGACGCTGCAGGCCGCCGCCGCGTACCTGACGCGGGGCAGCCAGCCGCCACCTCAGCAGCAGCGCCCGGCCGGGCCGCCGCCCCAGGGGCCCCCGCCGCAAGGCCTGCCGCCGCAGGGTCCGCCCCCGCAGCAGCTGGTCCCCGCGGGCCCGCCGCCGGCCATGGCCGCCCCGGTCCCGCCCGCCGCGCCGCCACAGCAGCAGCCGCAACAGTCGGAGCCGCCCGCGCCGGTGGAGCCGCCGCTCGCGGCGCACGCCCCCGAGCCGGAGGCCCCGGCCGAAGAGCACGAATACGTCGAAGAGGGTCAGTACGCCGAGGAGGGCTACGACGACCAGGAGTTCGACGACCGCTTCGCCGAGGAGGACTCCTACGGCGAGGAGTACGAGCACCCCGAGCACGCCGTGGGCTCGAACGGCACGTCGCCGGAGCCGGGCCGGGTGCCCGACCTCGACGAGACCGCGGTGTACGTGCCCGACCAGCCGATCGGGCACGAGGAGGAGGCGCCGCGCGACGAGTCCTTCGCGGCCCGGGCGGACGACGAGCACGCCGCGTTCCAGCCGCCGCGCGACGACACCCCGTCACACGGCTTCCAGGCGGCCGAGCCGGCTGGGTTCGATCCGGGTCCGTCCCGGCACGAGGAAGCGGACGAGCCGGCCGCGTTCGACGCCGGGCCGCCGGCCGAGGAGCCGGCGCACGCCGCGTTCGACGCCGGCCCGCCGTCGCACCACGATGACGAGCATGCCTTCCTCCCGCCGCGGCGGGAGGAGCAGCCGGCGTTCGACCCGGGCCCGCCGCCGCGGCACGAAGACGAGCACGCCTTCCAGCCGCCGCGGCGCGACGAACAGCCCGCGTTCGACCCCGGCCCGCCGACCATGATCACCCAGCCCGAGGTGCCGGGCGTGCTGCCGGTGCCCGAGCCGGTGCTCCCCCAGCCCGCCGCCCAGGCGGAGCCGCCCGCACCGCCGCAGGCTCCCCGGTCCGGCCGCCGGGCGCTGCGCCGCGAAACCCCGGACCACCCGGTGCTCGCCGGCCTCCAGACCAAACTGGACGACCTCGACGTGCCCGAAAGCAGCTACAAGCTGGGCGAACCCGCCGAACACGGGTGGAGCGTCGAGGAGGTCGAGGACGGCTGGCGCGTCGGCTGGTACGACGGCAAGCTCAGCAACCCCGCCGTGTTCGGCGACGCCGAAGACGCGGCCGCGTTCATGCTCGGCAAGCTGCTGCTGCACCCGGAGGGCCACGTGCCCGCCGAGGAGCCGCCGGAGCCCGAGCCGGAACCCGAACCCGAGCCGGCGCCGCAGCGGGTCGTCGCGACGCTGTCGCCCGAGATCGCGACCGGGTCGTACCCGGTCCGCAAGCCCGAACCGGTGCCCGCCCAGGAGCAGACGGCGTTCACCAGCGCCGACGAGCTGTTCGGCGACCTCGAGGACGACGAGCCGCCGGCGCCGCCGCGTCAGCCCGCCCCGCCCGCGCCGGTCCCGGCCGGACCGGAACCGGTGCGTGACCGGCAGCAGGCGGGTCCGCCGCCCGCCGCCGGGCCGCCGCCCCGGCGTGAGCCGCCGGCTTCGGCTCCGACCATCCTGGCGCCGGCAATGACACCTGCGGCGCCGCCGGTCCCGCCGCCGGCGCTGCCCGCGCCGCCGCGCCGGGAAGAACCGGCTCGCCCGGGGGTCAACGGCGGCGGAGGCGGTGGCCAGCAGCAGTGGCCGATCGCGCCGATGGGCGGCGAACCGCCGCTGACGCTGTTCCGCGGCAAGGAGCTGCGCGAGCTGCCCGCGGGCAGCGAACTGGACCGCTTCGGCGGCCCGAACGGCAACCTGACGTACGCGGCGGGCACCCCGTTCGCCGAGCGTTCGCTGGTGCCCGAGTGGGTGAACCGCCCGTACCACGTCTACCGGGTGCAACGGCCCCTGGAGGCGCTGGCGGGCGTCGCGATCCCGTGGTTCAACCAGCCGGGCGGCGGGTCGGCGTACCTGCTGCCGGCGTCGATCGAGGAACTCCTCGCCGAGGGTGACCTGATCGAACTCGACCCGGGCGAGCCCCCGGTCGACTGA
- a CDS encoding bifunctional methylenetetrahydrofolate dehydrogenase/methenyltetrahydrofolate cyclohydrolase, with product MTAKILDGKATKNAIFAELEPRVAALAAKGVTPGLGTVLVGDDPGSHSYVRMKHADSGKIGINSIRRDLPADISQEKLEAVIDDLNADPACHGYIVQLPLPKHLDANRVLERIDPEKDADGLAPVSLGRLVLGQRGALPCTPYGIIELLKRHGVELNGARVTVVGRGITVGRTLGLLLTRRSENATVTLCHTGTRDLAAEVRRADVVVAAAGVPGIITPDMVAPGAAVLDVGVSHVDGKLTGDVHPGVAEVAGWISPNPGGVGPMTRAMLVSNVVEAAERSVQG from the coding sequence GTGACGGCGAAGATTCTCGACGGCAAGGCGACCAAGAACGCCATATTCGCGGAGCTCGAGCCCCGCGTCGCGGCACTGGCCGCGAAGGGGGTGACGCCGGGCCTGGGCACCGTCCTGGTCGGCGACGACCCGGGCTCGCACTCGTACGTGCGGATGAAGCACGCCGACAGCGGGAAGATCGGGATCAACTCGATCCGCCGTGACCTGCCTGCCGACATCAGCCAGGAGAAGCTCGAAGCTGTCATCGACGACCTGAACGCCGACCCGGCCTGCCACGGCTACATCGTGCAGCTGCCACTGCCGAAGCACCTGGACGCGAACCGCGTGCTGGAGCGGATCGACCCGGAGAAGGACGCCGACGGCCTCGCGCCGGTCAGCCTCGGCCGCCTGGTGCTCGGCCAGCGCGGCGCGCTGCCGTGCACGCCGTACGGGATCATCGAGCTGCTCAAGCGCCACGGCGTCGAGCTGAACGGCGCGCGTGTCACCGTCGTCGGCCGCGGCATCACCGTCGGCCGGACGCTGGGCCTGCTGCTGACCCGCCGCAGCGAGAACGCCACGGTGACCCTGTGCCACACCGGCACCCGCGACCTCGCGGCCGAGGTCCGCCGCGCCGACGTCGTGGTCGCCGCGGCCGGGGTACCCGGGATCATCACGCCGGACATGGTCGCCCCGGGTGCCGCGGTGCTCGACGTCGGCGTGTCCCACGTGGACGGCAAGCTCACCGGCGACGTCCACCCGGGAGTCGCCGAGGTCGCGGGCTGGATCTCGCCGAACCCGGGCGGGGTCGGCCCGATGACGCGGGCGATGCTCGTCAGCAACGTCGTCGAGGCGGCGGAACGCTCGGTTCAAGGCTGA
- a CDS encoding DUF3017 domain-containing protein: MTVTGDRRDIGDRRSGQGRFTQLPFAMVLLVVAVAALRIFQYHWREGAALIGAALLLAAVLRAVLPTARAGLLAIRGKVVDIVTFTGLAAAVLYVALTIIGGPFGSS, translated from the coding sequence ATGACCGTGACCGGGGACCGGCGGGACATCGGCGACCGCCGGAGCGGGCAAGGCCGGTTCACCCAGCTGCCGTTCGCGATGGTGCTGCTGGTGGTGGCCGTCGCCGCGTTGCGGATCTTCCAGTACCACTGGCGGGAGGGCGCGGCGCTGATCGGCGCCGCGCTCCTCCTCGCCGCGGTGCTGCGGGCGGTGCTGCCGACCGCCAGGGCCGGCCTGCTCGCGATCCGCGGCAAGGTCGTGGACATCGTGACCTTCACCGGGCTCGCGGCGGCCGTGCTCTACGTGGCCCTGACGATCATCGGCGGCCCGTTCGGCTCCTCTTAG
- a CDS encoding MFS transporter, whose protein sequence is MPVALLALAIGAFGIGTTEFVMMGVLPQAAADFGVDIPTAGHLISAYALGVVVGAPLLTAVAVRLPRKTMLLAMMGLFTVGNALFALSPNQEFGIAFRFLAGLPHGAFFGAGAVVASSLVGHGERAKAVSMMFLGLTLANVIGVPLGTLLGQQVGWRATFGVVAVIGLVAIAAIAKLVPHQGKPTAEASLRNEIGAFKRPQVHLALAIVTFGLGGVFACLSYITPMLTDVAGYSPSNVTLLLSLAGVGMTIGNLLGGRLADRALMPSLYIALLALASVLGIFTITAQGKVGAAITIFFVGVAGFMIGPMMQARIMEKAGGTPSLVSAAVQSAFNIANSIGAYLGGLVIAGGLGLVAPNWVGALLAVFGLTLAVVSGTLDRREAKVERRRELAMAS, encoded by the coding sequence GTGCCCGTCGCGCTGCTCGCGCTCGCCATCGGAGCTTTCGGCATCGGGACCACCGAGTTCGTCATGATGGGCGTGCTGCCCCAGGCGGCCGCCGACTTCGGCGTCGACATCCCGACCGCCGGCCACCTCATCTCCGCTTACGCCCTCGGCGTCGTCGTCGGCGCCCCGCTGCTCACCGCGGTCGCCGTCCGGCTGCCGCGCAAAACCATGCTGCTGGCCATGATGGGCCTGTTCACGGTGGGCAACGCCCTCTTCGCGCTGTCCCCGAACCAGGAGTTCGGCATCGCGTTCCGGTTCCTCGCCGGCCTGCCCCACGGCGCGTTCTTCGGCGCCGGGGCCGTCGTCGCCTCGAGCCTCGTCGGCCACGGCGAACGCGCCAAGGCCGTGTCGATGATGTTCCTCGGCCTGACCCTGGCGAACGTCATCGGCGTGCCGCTGGGCACGCTGCTCGGCCAGCAGGTCGGCTGGCGCGCCACCTTCGGCGTCGTCGCCGTGATCGGGCTGGTCGCCATCGCGGCCATCGCGAAGCTCGTCCCGCACCAGGGCAAGCCCACCGCGGAGGCGTCGCTGCGCAACGAGATCGGTGCGTTCAAGCGCCCGCAGGTGCACCTGGCGCTGGCGATCGTCACGTTCGGACTCGGCGGCGTGTTCGCCTGCCTGTCCTACATCACGCCGATGCTGACCGACGTCGCCGGCTACTCGCCGTCGAACGTCACGCTGCTGCTGTCGCTGGCCGGCGTCGGCATGACGATCGGCAACCTGCTCGGCGGCCGGCTGGCCGACCGCGCGCTGATGCCGAGCCTCTACATCGCCCTGCTGGCGCTGGCGTCCGTGCTGGGCATCTTCACCATCACCGCGCAGGGCAAGGTCGGCGCCGCGATCACGATCTTCTTCGTCGGCGTCGCCGGGTTCATGATCGGCCCGATGATGCAGGCGCGGATCATGGAGAAGGCGGGCGGCACTCCGTCCCTGGTGTCGGCCGCCGTCCAGTCCGCGTTCAACATCGCCAACTCGATCGGGGCCTACCTCGGCGGCCTGGTGATCGCCGGCGGCCTCGGCCTGGTCGCCCCCAACTGGGTCGGCGCGCTCCTCGCCGTCTTCGGACTCACGCTGGCCGTCGTATCGGGCACATTGGACCGCCGCGAAGCCAAGGTGGAGCGCCGACGTGAACTCGCGATGGCGTCCTAA
- a CDS encoding ArsR/SmtB family transcription factor encodes MAKHGTLPPLYYPAQEEITVEGVLRALADPVRLAIVRQLAAADREISCSGLTVPVTKSTITHHLSILRQAGVVAGRQEGTTRFNSLRRNDLDALFPGLLDGVLAARR; translated from the coding sequence ATGGCCAAGCACGGAACCCTGCCGCCGCTCTACTACCCGGCGCAGGAGGAGATCACCGTCGAAGGCGTGCTCCGCGCCCTCGCCGACCCGGTGCGGCTGGCCATCGTCCGCCAGCTCGCGGCGGCCGATCGGGAAATCTCGTGCAGCGGCCTGACCGTGCCGGTGACGAAGTCCACAATCACCCACCACCTCAGCATCCTGCGCCAGGCCGGCGTCGTCGCCGGCCGCCAGGAAGGCACCACGCGGTTCAACTCGTTGCGGCGCAACGATCTTGACGCCCTGTTCCCGGGCCTGCTGGACGGCGTTCTGGCCGCTCGGCGCTGA
- a CDS encoding MFS transporter: MSAPASPRISVLAFGAFGVGTSGYIVAGLLPALTGELHVSATAAAQLVTAFAIAYAIGSPLFAAATGTWERRTLLVAALAVTGAGNLFAALAPGYGSLLVARVVTAVGAAVFTPAASAVAAELTAPERRGRAVALVFGGLTVALIFGVPLGSLISQHLGYRTAFALVAVFSLASALAVRFALPPVAAPPRVGLAERFAAGRDPRVLVMLATTVLACLAAFMVYTFVSPLLAATAGVHGTTVTVLLFCYGVGGAVGNFAGGRVTDRWGSRTPLLVVTVAITAIMALLPLTTVTPVAAGISLFVWGLATWSFNPPVQHRLIELAPGHAGLVLSLNASAIYLGVGLSGVVGGAVLAGGGPLLLPEVAAALTLVALLLVGVAWGRAREPREQVAV, from the coding sequence ATGTCCGCACCTGCTTCGCCGAGGATTTCGGTCCTCGCCTTCGGCGCCTTCGGTGTCGGGACCAGCGGCTACATCGTCGCCGGGCTGCTGCCCGCGCTGACCGGCGAGCTGCACGTCTCGGCCACCGCGGCGGCCCAGCTCGTGACCGCCTTCGCCATCGCGTACGCGATCGGTTCGCCGCTGTTCGCCGCCGCCACCGGCACCTGGGAACGCCGGACGCTGCTGGTCGCCGCGCTCGCCGTCACCGGCGCCGGCAACCTGTTCGCCGCGCTCGCGCCCGGCTACGGCTCCCTGCTGGTGGCCCGGGTGGTCACCGCGGTCGGCGCCGCGGTGTTCACCCCGGCGGCGAGCGCGGTGGCGGCCGAGCTGACCGCGCCCGAACGCCGTGGCCGCGCCGTCGCGCTGGTGTTCGGCGGCCTGACGGTCGCGCTCATCTTCGGCGTCCCGCTCGGCAGCCTCATTTCGCAGCACCTCGGCTACCGGACGGCGTTCGCGCTGGTCGCGGTGTTCTCGCTGGCGAGCGCGCTGGCCGTGCGGTTCGCGCTGCCTCCGGTCGCCGCCCCACCGCGGGTTGGTCTCGCCGAGCGGTTCGCCGCGGGCCGCGACCCGCGGGTGCTCGTCATGCTGGCCACGACGGTGCTCGCCTGCCTGGCCGCGTTCATGGTCTACACGTTCGTCTCGCCGCTGCTGGCCGCGACCGCGGGCGTGCACGGCACGACCGTGACGGTGCTGCTCTTCTGCTACGGCGTCGGCGGCGCGGTCGGCAACTTCGCGGGCGGCCGGGTGACCGACCGCTGGGGCTCGCGGACGCCGCTGCTCGTGGTCACCGTGGCCATCACCGCCATCATGGCGTTGCTGCCGCTGACGACGGTGACGCCGGTCGCGGCCGGGATCTCGCTGTTCGTGTGGGGCCTGGCGACCTGGTCGTTCAACCCGCCGGTGCAGCACCGCCTGATCGAGCTGGCGCCGGGACACGCCGGTCTGGTGCTCTCGCTCAACGCGTCCGCGATCTACCTCGGCGTCGGCCTGTCCGGCGTCGTCGGCGGCGCGGTGCTGGCGGGTGGCGGGCCGCTGCTGCTGCCCGAGGTCGCGGCCGCGCTGACCCTCGTGGCCCTGCTGCTGGTGGGCGTGGCGTGGGGGCGCGCCCGCGAGCCCCGGGAACAGGTCGCGGTCTAG
- a CDS encoding DUF1918 domain-containing protein, which produces MHAGVGDEIQVHGRTVGSAEQHGEILEVRGPDGAPPYLVRFADGHEGLVYPGPDCEVLTHAD; this is translated from the coding sequence ATGCACGCAGGAGTAGGAGACGAGATCCAGGTGCACGGCCGGACGGTCGGCTCGGCCGAGCAGCACGGCGAGATCCTCGAGGTCCGCGGGCCCGATGGCGCGCCGCCCTATCTGGTGCGGTTCGCCGACGGGCACGAAGGACTCGTCTATCCCGGGCCCGACTGCGAAGTCCTGACGCACGCCGACTAG
- a CDS encoding TrmH family RNA methyltransferase: MAAPLWPLHGANLGTLLRTCDAVGACLAAPRYPWVPEALRRGNTLRRPACVHWVHDPPGWLARERAAGTKVVGVELAEEAVRLADLPAARGRTIVVLGHEQTGIPPEALDLLDTVVEIPMVGTGASLNVAVAGSLVLYKLAGLL; the protein is encoded by the coding sequence GTGGCCGCCCCGCTGTGGCCGTTGCACGGCGCGAACCTCGGCACCCTCCTGCGCACGTGCGACGCCGTCGGCGCGTGCCTCGCCGCACCGCGGTACCCGTGGGTGCCCGAAGCGTTGCGGAGAGGAAACACGTTGCGGCGCCCGGCATGCGTGCACTGGGTCCACGACCCGCCGGGGTGGCTGGCGCGCGAGCGGGCGGCGGGCACGAAGGTGGTCGGCGTCGAACTCGCCGAGGAAGCGGTCCGGCTGGCCGACCTGCCCGCGGCCCGCGGCCGCACGATCGTCGTGCTCGGCCACGAGCAGACCGGGATCCCACCGGAAGCCCTCGACCTGCTCGACACCGTCGTGGAGATCCCGATGGTGGGCACCGGCGCCAGCCTGAACGTCGCCGTGGCGGGCAGTCTCGTGCTGTACAAGCTCGCCGGTCTGCTGTGA
- a CDS encoding HhH-GPD-type base excision DNA repair protein, which translates to MLRELHLTGDPAADKLLNDDPFALLVGMLLDQQFPMEHAFAGPRKIADRMDGFSLAKIAATDVEKFVEMCVVPPAIHRYGGSMARRVHALAQHIIETYDGRTEGIWLDGRPKPDGPEVLKRLRALPGFGEQKAKIFLALLGKQRGIQPKGWREAAGAYGDRGSRRSIADVTSAETLGEVRAFKKAAKAAAKPG; encoded by the coding sequence ATGCTGCGCGAACTGCACCTGACCGGCGACCCGGCGGCCGACAAGCTGCTGAACGACGACCCGTTCGCCCTGCTCGTCGGGATGCTCCTGGACCAGCAGTTCCCCATGGAGCACGCGTTCGCCGGCCCGCGGAAGATCGCCGACCGGATGGACGGCTTCTCCCTGGCGAAGATCGCCGCGACCGACGTCGAGAAGTTCGTCGAGATGTGCGTGGTGCCGCCGGCGATCCACCGCTACGGCGGTTCGATGGCCCGCCGCGTCCACGCGCTCGCGCAGCACATCATCGAGACGTACGACGGCCGCACGGAGGGCATCTGGCTCGACGGGCGCCCGAAACCCGACGGCCCGGAAGTCCTGAAGCGGCTGCGGGCCCTGCCCGGGTTCGGCGAGCAGAAGGCCAAGATCTTCCTGGCCCTGCTGGGAAAGCAGCGCGGCATCCAGCCGAAGGGCTGGCGCGAGGCGGCGGGCGCGTACGGCGACCGCGGCTCGCGCCGGTCGATCGCGGACGTCACGAGCGCCGAAACCCTCGGCGAGGTCCGCGCGTTCAAGAAGGCCGCCAAAGCCGCGGCCAAGCCGGGCTGA
- a CDS encoding DUF2165 domain-containing protein, which produces MGFLARIGGLRFAVTVLTAMTALQMTLIAFGNITGFGTNQAFVQHVLAMDTTFRSPDMTWRAITSPGLQDTAYIVIIAWETLTALVLIAALVAWFRARDATARRLSTLGWVMWVLLFGVGFLAIGGEWFQMWQSDKWNGLQPALQNFLVATVALVVAHLPEREAVSR; this is translated from the coding sequence ATGGGGTTCCTCGCCAGGATCGGCGGCCTGCGGTTCGCGGTCACCGTCCTCACCGCCATGACCGCGCTCCAGATGACGCTCATCGCGTTCGGCAACATCACCGGCTTCGGCACGAACCAGGCCTTCGTGCAGCACGTGCTCGCGATGGACACGACGTTCCGCTCGCCGGACATGACGTGGCGCGCGATCACCAGCCCGGGTCTGCAGGACACGGCCTACATCGTGATCATCGCGTGGGAGACGCTGACCGCGCTGGTGCTGATCGCGGCGCTGGTGGCGTGGTTCCGCGCGAGGGACGCGACAGCGCGGCGCCTCTCGACACTCGGCTGGGTGATGTGGGTGCTGCTGTTCGGCGTCGGCTTCCTCGCCATCGGCGGCGAGTGGTTCCAGATGTGGCAGTCGGACAAGTGGAACGGGCTGCAGCCGGCGCTGCAGAACTTCCTCGTCGCGACCGTCGCGCTGGTCGTCGCCCACCTGCCGGAACGGGAAGCTGTGTCAAGATGA
- a CDS encoding helix-turn-helix domain-containing protein, producing MAHVEAWRPAVPGIAEVFHARFTTHAYPLHTHDTWTLLIVDDGVIRYDLDRHHHGALGPAVTLLPPNVAHDGRAATSHGFRKRVLYLDTSVLGEDLVGAAVDRPSVADGLLRTRIHQLHESLVEPGDALEAESRLVLVADRLRTHLGRPAAHEPKRGLADDLRELLDARLPDALTLAEAGEALGAHPAYLVRCFGARFGLPPHRYLTGRRVDRARRLLLDGAPAAEVAATAGFTDQAHLTRHFKRYLGTTPSRYAKTR from the coding sequence ATGGCCCACGTGGAAGCTTGGCGGCCGGCGGTCCCGGGGATCGCCGAGGTCTTCCACGCCCGCTTCACCACGCACGCCTACCCGCTCCACACGCACGACACGTGGACGTTGCTGATCGTCGACGACGGCGTCATCCGCTACGACCTCGACCGCCACCACCACGGCGCGCTCGGCCCGGCCGTGACGCTGCTGCCGCCGAACGTCGCGCACGACGGGCGGGCCGCGACGAGCCACGGCTTCCGCAAGCGCGTGCTGTACCTGGACACGTCCGTGCTGGGCGAAGACCTCGTCGGCGCCGCGGTCGACCGGCCCAGCGTCGCCGACGGGCTGCTGCGCACCCGGATCCACCAGCTGCACGAGTCCCTCGTCGAGCCCGGCGACGCCCTGGAAGCCGAGAGCCGGCTCGTGCTGGTCGCCGACCGGCTGCGCACCCACCTCGGCCGGCCGGCCGCCCACGAGCCGAAGCGCGGCCTCGCCGACGACCTGAGGGAACTTCTCGACGCTCGCCTGCCGGACGCGCTGACGCTGGCCGAAGCCGGCGAGGCGCTCGGCGCGCACCCGGCGTACCTCGTCCGCTGCTTCGGGGCGCGGTTCGGCCTGCCGCCGCACCGCTACCTGACCGGCCGGCGCGTCGACCGCGCGCGCCGCCTGCTGCTCGACGGCGCCCCGGCCGCCGAGGTCGCCGCCACCGCCGGGTTCACCGACCAGGCCCACCTGACCCGGCACTTCAAGCGGTACCTGGGCACGACGCCGTCGCGGTACGCGAAAACCCGGTGA
- a CDS encoding DUF2000 domain-containing protein — protein MSSFDTKIAVLLRDDLASWQRLNVTAFLVSGIAHVTPELMGEPYLDADGTEYLPMFGQPIMVFAGGADVLTAAHGRALGRGLRFSIFTDELFRTGNDADNRAAVRAVPGEKLALAGLAVHGPKNAVDKILKGASLHR, from the coding sequence ATGAGTTCCTTCGACACGAAGATCGCCGTCCTGCTCCGCGACGACCTGGCGTCCTGGCAGCGGCTGAACGTCACCGCGTTCCTGGTGAGCGGAATCGCCCACGTGACGCCGGAGCTGATGGGCGAGCCGTACCTCGACGCCGACGGCACGGAGTACCTGCCGATGTTCGGCCAGCCGATCATGGTATTCGCCGGCGGCGCGGACGTCCTGACCGCGGCGCACGGCCGGGCGCTGGGCCGCGGGCTGCGGTTTTCGATCTTCACCGACGAGCTGTTCCGCACCGGCAACGACGCCGACAACCGGGCGGCGGTCCGCGCGGTGCCGGGGGAGAAGCTGGCGCTCGCCGGGCTGGCGGTGCACGGGCCGAAGAACGCCGTCGACAAGATCCTCAAAGGGGCGTCGCTGCACCGCTGA